One Myxococcales bacterium genomic region harbors:
- a CDS encoding patatin-like phospholipase family protein: MRKLAQNAAIVVTLVATSVAAAAEPPGASPAPPAPAAPSGSAAPSASSGTDVAPSVPAAARRPSPVAFVVSGGVSLGAYEAGFLHYLVETMKRNPGLYDVRIATGASAGSINGLLSLLASCDDPNDDPKKSLFYGTWTPIGLPGLHDPARPSAIALFSRRPLDAVADRILERVARGFPTSCDVVLGVTTTRLTNAREAVGAHGRLDLPRAEERFVVRMRGEGVGRPPTFESYVDASYGYPQPLLPFGTDPRNNAILLRDLLYASSAFPFAFTPVSLPTCMTRPRGPTPPCDATTASRANFVDGGVFDNQPLGLAARIAGDGLPPGQARGGFVTPLVRKNALPPDDTLLVYVDPELTSFSRPPNADESQRMRSASALGLHYVESFVESARTKELSSVLETTPELRDRLAIAASDVPPVSHSLASFFGFFDSRFREHDFYLGMRAARRFMDGRLAARLAKIRGERPPIVHYEDGVTTNLEPYHCIRAVLDDVGDPAVACAAVAPELRAALATSIARLYDGCAAAREAGSRDFGESRACERAMRGGEPQRVPDTPRATQGFHRKRTGESELAYTVRLLVGYGFVFKDLGLGKVDAARVEREIHERLRETLDTFASAQPENGAAIGALGHTLLGTLTYVPASAIVHVAVGPVIEAGASFRLGAGASRFLRATLAADLGGLSSFTGSGAYLTAAPMAGIEAEILPISGPVIQPRLGLRGGYLFSTEDGFATSTCPDPRALVCSRPTAQAYVAASVFDRVRLQVGLAAIFPVRTNEETSWSLLPTGGLQFLWP; the protein is encoded by the coding sequence GTGCGAAAGCTCGCCCAAAACGCCGCGATCGTCGTGACGCTCGTCGCCACGAGCGTCGCGGCCGCGGCCGAGCCCCCCGGCGCGAGCCCCGCACCTCCCGCGCCCGCTGCGCCATCCGGGTCCGCTGCGCCCTCCGCGTCCTCCGGGACCGATGTGGCCCCGTCGGTCCCGGCGGCGGCGCGTCGTCCCTCTCCCGTGGCGTTCGTGGTCTCGGGGGGCGTGTCGCTCGGCGCCTACGAGGCGGGCTTCCTCCACTACCTCGTCGAGACGATGAAGCGAAACCCGGGGCTCTACGACGTGCGCATCGCCACGGGCGCCTCGGCCGGGAGCATCAACGGGCTCCTCTCTCTGCTCGCGAGCTGCGACGATCCGAACGACGATCCGAAGAAGAGCCTCTTTTACGGGACGTGGACCCCCATCGGCTTGCCCGGGCTGCACGATCCGGCGCGCCCGTCGGCGATCGCGCTCTTCTCGCGGCGCCCCCTCGACGCCGTGGCCGACCGCATCCTCGAACGCGTCGCGCGAGGGTTCCCCACCTCGTGCGACGTGGTGCTCGGCGTAACGACGACGCGCCTCACGAACGCACGCGAGGCCGTCGGCGCTCACGGGCGCCTCGATCTTCCGCGCGCCGAGGAGCGCTTCGTCGTGCGCATGCGCGGCGAGGGCGTAGGGCGCCCACCGACGTTCGAGAGCTACGTCGACGCGAGCTACGGGTACCCGCAGCCCCTGCTCCCCTTCGGCACGGACCCTCGTAACAACGCGATCTTGCTAAGGGATCTGCTCTACGCGTCGAGCGCGTTTCCGTTCGCCTTCACCCCCGTCTCGCTCCCCACCTGCATGACCCGCCCCCGCGGCCCGACGCCCCCGTGCGACGCCACGACCGCGAGCCGCGCGAACTTCGTCGACGGTGGCGTGTTCGACAATCAGCCGCTCGGCCTCGCGGCGCGCATCGCCGGTGACGGCCTCCCACCCGGGCAAGCGCGCGGGGGCTTCGTCACGCCCCTCGTGCGAAAGAACGCCCTGCCCCCCGACGACACGCTCCTCGTCTACGTCGACCCCGAGCTCACGAGCTTCTCTCGCCCACCCAACGCCGACGAGAGCCAGCGCATGCGGAGCGCCTCGGCCTTGGGGCTCCACTACGTCGAGTCGTTCGTCGAGTCGGCGCGAACCAAAGAGCTCTCGAGCGTCCTCGAGACCACCCCCGAGCTCCGCGATCGGCTGGCCATCGCCGCGAGCGACGTGCCGCCCGTGAGTCACTCGCTCGCGTCGTTTTTCGGGTTCTTCGACAGCCGATTTCGAGAGCACGACTTCTACCTCGGCATGCGCGCCGCGCGACGCTTCATGGATGGCCGCCTCGCCGCTCGTTTGGCCAAAATCCGCGGCGAACGCCCGCCCATCGTCCACTACGAAGACGGCGTGACGACGAACCTCGAGCCCTATCACTGCATCCGCGCCGTGCTCGACGACGTCGGAGATCCGGCGGTGGCGTGCGCGGCCGTCGCACCCGAGCTGCGAGCCGCGCTCGCGACCTCGATCGCACGGCTCTACGACGGGTGCGCCGCGGCTCGAGAGGCGGGCTCCCGCGACTTCGGAGAGAGCCGCGCGTGCGAGCGAGCGATGCGCGGCGGAGAGCCCCAACGCGTCCCCGACACCCCTAGAGCGACCCAGGGCTTTCACCGCAAACGAACGGGAGAATCCGAGCTCGCGTACACGGTGCGGCTCCTCGTGGGTTACGGCTTCGTCTTCAAGGATCTCGGTCTCGGCAAGGTCGACGCGGCGCGCGTCGAGCGCGAGATCCACGAGCGGCTCCGCGAGACCCTCGACACCTTCGCGAGCGCGCAACCCGAGAACGGCGCGGCCATCGGGGCGCTCGGGCACACCTTGCTCGGAACGCTCACGTACGTCCCCGCGTCGGCCATCGTGCACGTCGCCGTAGGACCCGTGATCGAGGCGGGCGCGAGCTTCCGGCTCGGCGCCGGAGCGTCCCGATTCCTCCGCGCGACGCTCGCCGCGGACCTCGGGGGCCTCTCGAGCTTCACGGGGAGCGGCGCGTACCTCACGGCGGCCCCTATGGCCGGCATCGAGGCAGAGATCCTCCCCATCTCGGGGCCCGTCATCCAGCCACGGCTCGGGCTCCGCGGCGGCTACCTCTTCTCCACCGAGGACGGCTTCGCCACGTCGACGTGTCCCGACCCTCGCGCGCTCGTCTGCTCGCGCCCCACCGCGCAGGCCTACGTGGCGGCCTCGGTGTTCGATCGCGTGAGGCTCCAGGTCGGCCTCGCGGCGATTTTCCCCGTGCGGACCAACGAAGAGACGTCGTGGTCCCTCTTGCCCACGGGCGGCCTCCAGTTCCTGTGGCCGTAG
- a CDS encoding VOC family protein has protein sequence MSMSTARQIFVNMPVRDLEASKAFFAKLGFEFNPKFTDAKAACMVLSEQGYVMLLERGFFSTFTKRELVDASRATEMLVAVSCANRAEVDALADKALANGGREAMPAQDHGFMYYRTFYDLDDHHWEVLWMDPAAAS, from the coding sequence ATGTCCATGAGCACGGCTCGCCAGATCTTCGTCAACATGCCCGTTCGCGATCTCGAGGCCTCCAAGGCGTTCTTCGCCAAGCTCGGGTTCGAGTTCAACCCCAAGTTCACCGACGCGAAGGCCGCATGCATGGTGCTGTCGGAGCAGGGGTACGTGATGCTTCTCGAGAGAGGATTCTTCTCGACGTTCACCAAGCGTGAGCTCGTCGACGCATCTCGCGCGACCGAGATGCTCGTCGCCGTGTCGTGCGCGAACCGCGCCGAGGTCGACGCCCTCGCCGACAAGGCGCTCGCGAACGGCGGCCGAGAGGCCATGCCCGCGCAGGACCACGGCTTCATGTACTACCGCACGTTCTACGACCTCGACGACCACCACTGGGAGGTGCTCTGGATGGACCCGGCCGCGGCCTCTTGA
- a CDS encoding VOC family protein yields the protein MASTSTYLNFPGTTEEAFLFYKSVFRTELGGPIMRMRDVPPFPGGPELSEREKGFVMHVMLPITGGHVLMGTDTLASMENVSFGTAMHINVQPDTRAETERIFAALSAGGRVTMPLAEMFWGDYFGSLVDKFGVPWMFNCAEKKA from the coding sequence ATGGCCTCGACGAGCACCTACTTGAACTTCCCCGGCACTACCGAAGAGGCATTCCTCTTCTACAAATCGGTATTCCGCACCGAGCTCGGCGGGCCGATCATGCGCATGCGGGACGTGCCCCCCTTTCCGGGCGGACCGGAGCTCTCCGAGCGAGAAAAAGGCTTCGTGATGCACGTCATGCTGCCGATCACGGGCGGGCACGTGCTCATGGGGACGGACACCCTCGCCTCGATGGAAAACGTGTCGTTCGGGACCGCGATGCACATCAACGTACAGCCCGACACGCGCGCGGAGACCGAGCGCATCTTCGCGGCGCTCTCCGCGGGTGGCAGGGTCACCATGCCGCTCGCCGAGATGTTCTGGGGCGACTACTTCGGCTCCCTGGTCGACAAATTCGGTGTCCCCTGGATGTTCAATTGTGCCGAGAAGAAGGCCTGA
- a CDS encoding TIGR02266 family protein — MTSDTRKDKRAKIVSVTVRYKSATVDEFIDNHAFDVSVGGVFVKTQTPFAPGTLLKFELALAGDKAVIAGVGRVVWKREPTQAGADRPAGMGVKFIKIDDASRQVIDRVVQENADAGRAFTEVPEEPTAAAQVVPKPAAAKPAPAPAAAPAPKPAPQAAAPAPKPAPAQAAPLPRPSVPPARGPLPAPAPAPRPKSTEMPKVEAPKAEPARAPDIRRQTVAGIGVPLGLASQQKPPVPQAAQTQPLGSIADDDDLDFLNHLEKLDAPAAAAPAAKPAGYPSPFDNQEAPTAGGASLAATVVSPPRPSPDESQGFSATLPLDKGALPDFDAALRARDAAVPKDAPTVPRNREFENTMPLDRASLGLPSKDEMPTVAGGMFPQEAHPAKKLPTFEVDRPEPTVMKQAAELLEEALREAGGSLDEIGDNPLFKNAAAARSEGPTVADAPSDDLMAAVRGGGEAGHDDPTVMRAPDAPMPAYTPDGAPALAPTPAPAPVHASAPPPAASFAPPERPLAVEEQVRPLPQPKKGGGGGAIAIAAGVLLLTGLAGGGVWAWKTHAFGLGGPKPEPSASATATPSAAPSASVAPSASAEPAEAAAPSAEAGADTAGDASAVTAATTTDAAPATSASAAPSAAPSVEKPKPVYRPPPVQPKPADPKPEDPKPEDPKPADPKPADPKPADPKPADPKPADPKPVEPKPAEPKPAEPKPAEPKPAEP, encoded by the coding sequence ATGACCTCCGATACGCGTAAGGACAAGCGCGCGAAAATCGTCAGCGTAACGGTGCGTTACAAGAGCGCCACCGTCGACGAGTTCATCGACAACCACGCGTTCGACGTGAGCGTCGGCGGCGTCTTCGTCAAAACGCAGACCCCGTTCGCGCCGGGCACGCTCCTCAAGTTCGAGCTCGCGTTGGCCGGCGACAAGGCCGTGATCGCCGGAGTCGGCCGCGTCGTGTGGAAGCGCGAGCCCACCCAGGCCGGCGCCGACCGCCCCGCCGGCATGGGCGTCAAGTTCATCAAGATCGACGACGCCTCCCGCCAGGTGATCGACCGGGTCGTGCAAGAGAACGCCGACGCCGGGCGCGCCTTCACCGAGGTGCCCGAAGAGCCCACCGCCGCCGCTCAGGTCGTCCCGAAGCCTGCGGCAGCCAAACCCGCTCCCGCTCCCGCCGCGGCACCGGCGCCGAAGCCCGCGCCCCAGGCCGCAGCGCCCGCTCCGAAACCCGCTCCTGCTCAAGCCGCTCCGCTCCCCAGGCCGAGTGTCCCCCCGGCGCGCGGACCGCTCCCCGCTCCGGCCCCCGCGCCTCGCCCGAAGTCGACCGAGATGCCGAAAGTCGAGGCCCCCAAGGCCGAGCCGGCGCGCGCACCCGACATCCGCCGCCAAACCGTGGCCGGCATCGGCGTTCCCCTCGGGCTCGCGTCCCAACAGAAGCCGCCCGTTCCCCAGGCCGCACAGACCCAACCCCTCGGCTCCATCGCGGACGACGACGATCTCGATTTTCTCAATCATCTCGAGAAGCTGGATGCGCCAGCCGCGGCGGCCCCGGCGGCCAAGCCCGCGGGGTATCCCTCGCCGTTCGACAACCAAGAAGCGCCGACCGCGGGAGGAGCCTCGCTCGCGGCCACGGTGGTGAGCCCCCCGCGCCCCTCCCCCGACGAGTCGCAGGGCTTCAGCGCCACGCTTCCGCTCGACAAGGGCGCGCTCCCCGACTTCGACGCGGCTCTCCGCGCGCGAGACGCGGCGGTGCCCAAGGATGCCCCCACGGTCCCTCGGAACCGTGAGTTCGAGAACACGATGCCGCTCGACCGCGCGTCCCTCGGCCTCCCCTCGAAGGACGAGATGCCGACGGTCGCGGGCGGCATGTTCCCGCAAGAGGCGCACCCCGCCAAGAAGCTCCCCACGTTCGAGGTCGATCGTCCCGAGCCTACGGTGATGAAGCAGGCCGCCGAGCTCCTCGAGGAGGCGCTCCGAGAGGCCGGCGGCTCCCTCGACGAGATCGGTGACAACCCGCTCTTCAAGAACGCTGCGGCGGCCAGGTCCGAGGGGCCCACCGTGGCCGACGCGCCGAGCGACGATCTGATGGCGGCGGTTCGCGGCGGCGGCGAGGCCGGCCACGACGATCCGACCGTGATGCGCGCCCCCGACGCGCCGATGCCGGCCTACACCCCCGACGGCGCACCCGCGCTCGCCCCCACTCCCGCGCCGGCGCCGGTGCACGCGAGCGCTCCCCCGCCGGCCGCGAGCTTCGCCCCGCCCGAGCGCCCGCTCGCCGTCGAAGAGCAGGTTCGTCCGCTCCCGCAGCCCAAGAAGGGAGGCGGGGGTGGGGCGATCGCCATCGCGGCCGGCGTGCTCCTCCTCACGGGCCTGGCGGGCGGCGGCGTGTGGGCGTGGAAGACCCACGCGTTCGGGCTCGGCGGGCCGAAACCCGAGCCTTCCGCCTCGGCGACGGCCACACCTTCCGCCGCGCCGTCGGCCTCCGTCGCCCCGTCCGCATCCGCCGAGCCCGCCGAAGCCGCCGCCCCGAGCGCCGAAGCCGGAGCCGACACGGCAGGTGACGCGAGCGCGGTCACGGCGGCCACCACGACCGATGCAGCCCCCGCGACCTCCGCGTCGGCTGCGCCCTCGGCCGCCCCCTCGGTCGAGAAACCGAAGCCGGTCTACAGGCCTCCGCCGGTTCAGCCGAAGCCCGCCGACCCCAAGCCCGAAGACCCCAAGCCCGAAGATCCCAAGCCGGCCGACCCCAAGCCCGCCGATCCCAAGCCCGCCGATCCCAAACCGGCCGACCCCAAGCCCGCCGATCCCAAACCCGTCGAGCCCAAACCCGCGGAGCCCAAGCCCGCGGAGCCCAAGCCCGCAGAGCCCAAGCCCGCAGAGCCGTAG
- a CDS encoding PilZ domain-containing protein — MERPHHFRSHARTHVRYAAQVTSARGLAREMMVVDLSLAGAGLESTEILAVGEHVTVSFQSPSRWDPVVVPAVVTWSRPGTLARIGVSFEHPTPASVYALFETMATLEYGA, encoded by the coding sequence GTGGAAAGGCCGCACCATTTTCGCTCCCACGCGAGGACGCACGTCCGCTACGCCGCGCAGGTGACGAGCGCCCGCGGCCTCGCGCGTGAAATGATGGTGGTCGACCTGAGCCTCGCCGGAGCGGGGCTCGAGTCGACCGAGATCCTCGCGGTCGGCGAGCACGTCACGGTGAGCTTCCAGTCGCCCTCGCGGTGGGATCCGGTCGTGGTCCCGGCTGTGGTGACCTGGTCGCGGCCGGGCACGCTCGCCCGCATCGGCGTCTCGTTCGAGCACCCGACCCCGGCGAGCGTGTATGCCCTCTTCGAGACCATGGCCACGCTCGAGTACGGCGCCTGA
- a CDS encoding transporter translates to MLAHVVAYLKENPLLLLFLVAASGYLVGKVKIAGVSLGVAAVLFAGLGIGALDPDLKLPELVYLFGLVLFVYTIGQSSGPGFFASFRKGALRDNAAVLGVLVLATALAVVLSKALGLRSSFGAGLFAGGTTNTPALASVLEAIKTRAPADTREAMLSEPVVAYSVSYPLGVLGSLAGVWVLAKLKAKRKADEPPPSGLLAELGEKSLESVTVRVEKRITRDQAIALCREHGHAVLLGRMKHGDDVSLLTSDVTLEPGDLVTLIGAGRHVTRAVPLLGERSDERLDLDRHVLDFRRIFVSRSAITEKPLSELGIPERFGALVTRIRRGDVELLPDGETELLLGDRVRVVAPRSKMPEIAKYFGDSYKTLSEIDVITFSLGIALGLLVGSIPFPIPGGSHVKLGFAGGPLVVGLVLGRLGRTGKLVWTLSYSANLTLRQLGLLLFLAGVGTRSGYAFVHTLGQGGGLAMLGAGAVVTLVTVATTIVVGRYWLKIPEDVLMGMLSGLQTQPAALAMAAETSQTELPNVGYATVYPFATIAKIVLAQVALMAFQSGAG, encoded by the coding sequence ATGCTCGCTCACGTCGTCGCTTACCTCAAAGAGAACCCCCTCCTCCTGCTCTTCCTCGTGGCGGCGAGCGGCTACCTCGTCGGCAAGGTGAAGATCGCCGGCGTGAGCCTGGGGGTGGCCGCGGTGCTCTTCGCCGGCCTCGGCATCGGCGCGCTCGACCCCGACTTGAAGCTGCCCGAGCTCGTCTACCTCTTCGGGCTCGTGCTCTTCGTGTACACGATCGGCCAGAGCAGCGGCCCCGGCTTCTTCGCGTCGTTCCGCAAGGGCGCGCTCCGCGACAACGCCGCGGTCCTCGGGGTGCTCGTGCTCGCCACCGCGCTCGCCGTCGTGCTCTCGAAGGCGCTCGGGCTGCGCTCGTCGTTCGGCGCCGGGCTCTTCGCGGGGGGAACGACCAACACCCCCGCCCTCGCGAGCGTGCTCGAGGCGATCAAGACCCGCGCCCCGGCCGACACCCGAGAGGCCATGCTCTCGGAGCCCGTCGTCGCCTACTCGGTGAGCTACCCCCTCGGTGTGCTCGGGAGCCTCGCGGGGGTGTGGGTCCTGGCCAAGCTCAAGGCCAAGAGAAAGGCCGACGAGCCCCCGCCATCGGGCCTGCTCGCCGAGCTCGGAGAGAAGTCCCTCGAGAGCGTCACGGTGCGCGTGGAGAAGCGCATCACACGCGACCAGGCCATCGCCCTGTGCCGCGAGCATGGGCACGCCGTGCTGCTCGGGCGCATGAAACACGGCGACGACGTGTCGCTGCTCACGAGCGACGTCACCCTCGAGCCGGGAGACCTCGTGACGCTGATCGGAGCAGGGCGACACGTGACCCGGGCGGTGCCTCTGCTCGGCGAGCGCTCCGACGAGCGGCTCGATCTCGATCGCCACGTGCTCGACTTTCGGCGCATCTTCGTGTCGCGCTCGGCCATCACCGAGAAGCCGCTCTCGGAGCTCGGCATCCCCGAGCGCTTCGGCGCGCTGGTCACCCGCATCCGCCGCGGCGACGTGGAGCTCTTGCCCGACGGAGAGACCGAGCTCCTCCTGGGGGACCGCGTGCGCGTGGTGGCACCACGCTCTAAAATGCCCGAAATTGCTAAATATTTTGGCGATTCCTACAAGACCCTCAGCGAGATCGACGTGATCACGTTCAGCCTCGGGATCGCGCTCGGGCTCCTGGTCGGCAGCATCCCCTTCCCCATCCCGGGCGGCTCTCACGTAAAGCTCGGCTTCGCGGGCGGTCCGCTCGTCGTGGGGCTCGTGCTCGGGCGGCTCGGGCGCACGGGCAAGCTCGTGTGGACGCTCTCGTACAGCGCGAACCTCACGCTGCGACAGCTCGGGCTCCTGCTCTTCCTCGCGGGGGTAGGCACGCGCTCGGGGTACGCCTTCGTGCACACGCTCGGCCAGGGAGGAGGCCTCGCGATGCTCGGCGCCGGCGCCGTCGTCACGCTCGTGACCGTGGCGACCACGATCGTGGTCGGGAGGTACTGGCTCAAGATCCCGGAGGACGTGCTCATGGGGATGCTCTCGGGCCTGCAGACGCAGCCCGCGGCGCTCGCCATGGCCGCCGAGACGAGCCAGACCGAGCTCCCCAACGTGGGGTATGCCACGGTGTACCCCTTCGCGACGATCGCCAAGATCGTGCTCGCCCAAGTGGCGCTCATGGCCTTCCAGAGCGGCGCCGGGTGA
- a CDS encoding PAS domain S-box protein: MNGSDHDGPGGRAHAEYRALFDDAPDGVFVADGDLRILDVNARGCELVGRTREQIVGQLAEDFLFETDLSVAPIKRHLLESGGRVRTERRFRLPTGEPMVVEIHARKIASGKVVGFVRDVTDREEKDASLRQSQRSFRALIDAFPDGVLVHDKGVVVYANPSLERILGHPLGTMLGSNMLEAVHPDDRALIVQRMAQLDAPGKSVPFVEERLIHADGHTIVCEVAAVRVSFEGREAAAAIIRDISERIRLQSELARADRMTTVGRLAAGVAHEIGNPLTFVLLNLEHQIRVLESHLEGGTSPSIETLRVLSQGARFAHEGTERVARIVKDLKNLSRREDEPVLLLDVNEPIEAAVTLAAHELDGRGRLELDLAPRATALGAEGRLCQVFVNLLVNAAHALDPAKASENVVAITTRVEADTVTISIRDTGSGISSADLERVFVPFFTTKPAGLGTGLGLPISRDIVEAFGGTLTLSSVPGAGTTATIVLRRQADAPSARPTEGKARRRLLVVDDDDAVLGSTAELLASTYDVTTATSTGRAKELLEAATFDAIVCDVTMGGTSGPELAAWSKARGIDAPFVLMSGQGPASARDAKRVHAVFLEKPFLEGVLVDAVERALRGKPERA, translated from the coding sequence GTGAACGGATCGGACCACGACGGCCCCGGGGGGCGGGCTCACGCCGAGTACCGCGCTCTCTTCGACGACGCTCCCGACGGGGTGTTCGTGGCGGATGGCGATCTTCGCATCCTCGACGTGAACGCCCGCGGATGCGAGCTCGTCGGCCGCACGCGCGAACAGATCGTGGGCCAGCTCGCCGAGGATTTCCTCTTCGAGACCGATCTCTCGGTCGCGCCGATCAAGCGCCACCTGCTCGAGAGCGGCGGGCGCGTGCGAACCGAGCGCCGCTTTCGCCTGCCGACGGGCGAGCCCATGGTGGTCGAGATCCACGCGCGCAAGATCGCGAGCGGCAAGGTGGTCGGCTTCGTTCGAGACGTCACCGACCGTGAAGAGAAAGACGCCTCGCTCCGCCAGTCCCAGAGGAGCTTCCGCGCCCTGATCGACGCCTTCCCGGACGGAGTGCTCGTGCACGACAAGGGCGTCGTCGTCTACGCCAACCCGAGCCTCGAACGCATCCTCGGGCACCCCCTCGGCACCATGCTCGGCAGCAACATGCTCGAGGCCGTGCACCCGGACGACCGCGCCCTCATCGTGCAGCGCATGGCGCAGCTCGACGCCCCCGGGAAGAGCGTGCCGTTCGTGGAAGAGCGCCTCATCCACGCCGACGGTCACACGATCGTGTGCGAGGTCGCCGCCGTGCGTGTCTCGTTCGAAGGGCGCGAAGCCGCAGCCGCCATCATCCGTGACATCTCCGAGCGCATTCGCCTCCAGTCGGAGCTCGCTCGCGCCGACCGCATGACCACCGTCGGTCGCCTCGCCGCCGGCGTCGCGCACGAGATCGGCAACCCGCTCACGTTCGTGCTCTTGAACCTCGAGCATCAGATCCGAGTGCTCGAGTCGCACCTCGAGGGGGGCACCTCCCCCTCGATCGAGACCTTGCGCGTGCTCTCGCAGGGGGCGCGCTTCGCCCACGAGGGGACCGAGCGCGTTGCCAGAATCGTCAAAGATCTCAAAAACTTGAGCCGGCGAGAAGACGAGCCCGTGCTCTTGCTCGACGTGAACGAGCCCATCGAGGCGGCGGTGACGCTCGCGGCCCACGAGCTGGACGGGCGCGGGCGGCTCGAGCTCGATCTCGCGCCCCGTGCTACGGCGCTCGGGGCCGAGGGGCGCCTCTGTCAGGTGTTCGTGAACTTGCTCGTGAACGCCGCGCACGCGCTCGATCCGGCGAAGGCGAGCGAGAACGTCGTCGCCATCACGACTCGGGTCGAGGCCGACACGGTCACGATCTCCATTCGCGACACGGGCTCGGGGATCTCGTCGGCCGATCTCGAGCGCGTGTTCGTGCCCTTCTTTACGACCAAACCCGCCGGTCTCGGGACGGGCCTCGGCCTCCCCATCTCGCGCGACATCGTCGAGGCCTTTGGCGGCACCTTGACGCTCTCGAGCGTGCCGGGCGCGGGAACCACGGCGACCATCGTGCTTCGGCGCCAGGCCGACGCTCCCTCGGCGCGTCCCACCGAAGGCAAGGCACGTCGGCGGCTCCTCGTGGTCGACGACGACGACGCCGTCCTTGGAAGCACCGCGGAGCTTCTCGCGAGCACCTACGACGTGACCACGGCGACCTCGACCGGGCGGGCGAAGGAGCTGCTCGAGGCGGCGACGTTCGACGCGATCGTATGCGACGTGACTATGGGCGGGACCTCGGGCCCGGAGCTCGCGGCGTGGTCGAAGGCGCGAGGCATCGACGCTCCGTTCGTGTTGATGAGCGGTCAAGGCCCCGCGAGCGCGCGCGACGCCAAGCGCGTGCACGCCGTGTTCCTCGAGAAGCCGTTCCTGGAAGGTGTGCTCGTCGATGCCGTCGAGCGCGCGTTGCGCGGCAAGCCCGAGCGGGCCTGA
- a CDS encoding radical SAM protein, protein MRYEGRLYRPPSEADALIVQATIGCSWNHCTYCDMYSDKAFRVRPVAEALDDLETAAAAFGDRVEKLFLADGDALVLPTDHLRTLLDRARELFPNLRRASCYAMARNVLDKSPAELRALREAGLSLLYVGPESGDDLTLKSIAKGDDAAAHVEAATRAHEAGMGLSVIGLLGIGGARWEAHAKATGELVTAMNPSYFSALTVTVVPGTPLAKLSAKGRFAVPPVPDLLRELRLMVEHASPTSCVFRTNHASNYLPLGGSLPVDKARILRTIDRALAGDVPLRPEAFRGL, encoded by the coding sequence ATGCGCTACGAAGGCAGGCTCTATCGCCCACCGTCCGAGGCCGATGCCCTCATCGTGCAGGCCACGATCGGGTGCTCGTGGAACCACTGCACGTACTGCGACATGTACAGCGACAAGGCCTTCCGGGTGCGCCCCGTGGCCGAAGCCCTGGACGATCTCGAGACCGCCGCGGCGGCGTTCGGCGACCGCGTCGAGAAGCTCTTCTTGGCCGACGGCGACGCGCTCGTGCTCCCCACGGATCACCTGCGTACGCTGCTCGACCGCGCGCGCGAGCTCTTCCCCAACCTGCGGCGGGCCTCGTGTTACGCCATGGCCCGCAACGTCCTCGACAAGTCGCCCGCCGAGCTCCGAGCGCTCCGCGAGGCAGGGCTCTCGCTGCTCTACGTCGGCCCCGAGTCGGGCGACGATCTCACCCTGAAGTCGATCGCCAAAGGCGACGACGCGGCCGCGCACGTCGAGGCCGCCACGAGGGCGCACGAGGCCGGCATGGGCCTCAGCGTGATCGGCTTGCTCGGCATCGGAGGCGCCCGGTGGGAGGCGCACGCGAAGGCCACGGGCGAGCTCGTAACCGCCATGAATCCTTCGTACTTCTCGGCACTTACGGTCACGGTCGTGCCGGGCACCCCGCTCGCGAAGCTCTCCGCGAAGGGCCGCTTCGCCGTGCCCCCCGTGCCCGATCTGCTCCGGGAGCTGCGCCTCATGGTCGAGCACGCGAGCCCTACGTCGTGTGTATTCCGCACCAATCACGCCTCGAACTACCTGCCCCTCGGCGGGTCACTCCCGGTCGACAAGGCGCGCATCCTCCGCACGATCGATCGCGCGCTCGCGGGCGACGTGCCGCTCCGCCCCGAGGCCTTCCGAGGGCTCTGA